A genomic segment from Pollutimonas thiosulfatoxidans encodes:
- a CDS encoding ABC transporter permease, translated as MHAGIVSIVRFGLRSLRRDWRSGELRLLALALVTAVTAVTSVGFLADRVGGALERDSAQMLGADLAVRSADPIPSPFGQRALELGLTTAQTVQFPSMAGTDSTMQLASLKAVSPGYPLRGQLRTVDGTDPSGAAHPADGIPAPGTAWADAQLLNQLDIEPGQDVTLGEASFTVARIITYEPDRGMEFVNVAPRIMINMSDLPATGLVATGSRVRHQLLVAGSPAQVQRYQDWISEKVVDGQTISTPQTSRPQLRSALTRAEQFLQLVALLTVMIAAVAVALATRRYTLRHRDGIAVMRCLGASRRQLGISLWVEFLALGLITSAVGALAGFAVHEGLVLVVSAWLDTSLPPATLEPVWQGLAAGLLLLMGFALPPLAALPKVAPARVLRRDDAGPPLRRWPSYAFGVAAFFALTVWISGDLRLSSVVTGGFAVALVLFALTAHALVAVLGRLRHRAAGHAALRFALAGLVRRRGLTVTQLCALSTGLMILLLLAITRTDLLQGWQGSLEPDAPNTFLINIQPEQRSSVQARLKEEGLQAVTFSPMIRGRLVAISDKAVNADDYKDARAQRMAKREFNLSYTDTLPDSNETTAGRWLDPQAHEASLETGLAATLGIAVGDTLTFDVAGRDVKVAVVGLREVDWDSFQTNFFAVLSPAALVDAPASYITSLHVPPEQAAGLLAVLRDFPNLTLFDIGSLLGQVQHVLDQVVRAVQLLFLFTVIAGVLVLAAALAATRDERIHEVAILRALGASRRQLVAAQRIELLIVGGLAGLLAAGGAVAVAGLLARLVFEFPLAWSWWPWVAGIGIGIAASLLGGTLALAGVLKTPPLVSLREAT; from the coding sequence ATGCATGCAGGTATCGTTTCTATAGTGCGCTTCGGACTGCGGTCATTGAGGCGGGACTGGCGTTCGGGCGAGTTACGGCTCTTGGCGCTGGCCCTGGTGACCGCTGTAACAGCAGTGACCAGTGTGGGTTTTCTTGCCGACCGTGTTGGCGGGGCGCTGGAGCGCGACTCAGCACAAATGCTTGGGGCAGACCTTGCAGTGCGTTCCGCGGATCCCATACCCAGCCCTTTCGGTCAGCGTGCCCTCGAGCTTGGCTTGACGACAGCGCAAACCGTCCAGTTTCCCTCCATGGCGGGCACCGATAGCACCATGCAACTGGCGTCCTTGAAGGCGGTGTCTCCCGGATACCCCTTGCGCGGGCAACTGCGTACAGTCGATGGGACGGACCCATCCGGTGCTGCCCACCCTGCAGATGGCATTCCGGCGCCCGGCACCGCCTGGGCGGACGCCCAATTGCTGAATCAGCTCGACATAGAGCCAGGCCAGGACGTCACGCTGGGCGAGGCGAGCTTCACCGTTGCACGCATCATCACCTACGAGCCAGATCGCGGCATGGAGTTTGTGAATGTGGCGCCGCGCATCATGATCAATATGTCGGACCTGCCCGCAACCGGACTGGTCGCGACGGGCAGCCGCGTCCGTCATCAGTTGTTGGTGGCCGGATCACCCGCCCAAGTGCAGCGCTACCAGGACTGGATTTCCGAGAAGGTAGTCGATGGCCAGACGATCTCCACGCCGCAAACCAGCCGCCCACAGTTACGCAGCGCACTGACCCGCGCGGAGCAATTCCTGCAGTTGGTCGCTCTTTTGACCGTGATGATCGCGGCCGTGGCGGTTGCCCTGGCAACGCGTCGATATACCTTGCGCCACCGGGATGGTATTGCGGTGATGCGCTGCCTGGGCGCCAGCCGGCGACAGCTGGGCATTTCGCTATGGGTGGAGTTTCTGGCGCTGGGTTTGATCACCAGTGCGGTGGGTGCGCTGGCGGGCTTTGCCGTGCACGAAGGCCTGGTACTGGTTGTCTCTGCCTGGCTGGATACCTCGCTGCCGCCGGCCACGCTCGAGCCAGTCTGGCAGGGTCTGGCCGCGGGTTTATTGCTGCTGATGGGGTTTGCCTTGCCCCCGCTGGCGGCGCTGCCCAAGGTGGCGCCCGCCCGGGTCCTGCGTCGTGATGATGCGGGGCCGCCGTTGCGCCGCTGGCCCTCTTATGCTTTCGGGGTCGCTGCTTTCTTCGCGTTGACGGTCTGGATTTCAGGCGACCTTCGCTTAAGCAGTGTGGTGACGGGCGGATTCGCCGTGGCGCTCGTCTTGTTTGCGCTGACCGCCCATGCGCTGGTGGCCGTCCTGGGCCGCCTGAGGCATCGCGCGGCCGGCCATGCCGCCTTGCGCTTTGCATTGGCAGGCCTGGTGCGCCGCCGTGGCCTGACCGTCACGCAACTGTGTGCCTTGTCGACCGGCTTGATGATATTGCTGTTGCTGGCGATCACGCGCACCGATCTCTTGCAGGGCTGGCAAGGCAGCCTGGAACCCGATGCACCCAACACCTTTCTGATCAATATCCAGCCAGAACAGCGCAGCAGCGTACAGGCCCGTTTAAAGGAAGAGGGCCTGCAGGCAGTGACATTCTCGCCGATGATACGGGGCAGGCTGGTGGCGATCAGCGACAAGGCGGTCAATGCCGACGACTACAAGGATGCTCGCGCGCAGCGCATGGCCAAACGGGAATTCAATCTGTCCTACACCGATACATTGCCGGACAGCAACGAGACGACGGCCGGCCGATGGCTTGATCCCCAGGCTCACGAGGCTTCCCTGGAGACCGGCCTTGCAGCTACCTTGGGTATCGCCGTTGGCGACACGCTGACCTTCGACGTAGCAGGCCGTGACGTCAAGGTGGCCGTGGTCGGACTGCGTGAAGTGGATTGGGATTCCTTCCAGACGAACTTCTTTGCCGTGCTCAGTCCGGCGGCGTTGGTCGATGCGCCGGCAAGCTACATTACTTCGCTGCATGTGCCGCCCGAGCAGGCCGCTGGGCTGCTTGCGGTTCTGCGCGATTTTCCTAATCTCACGCTCTTCGATATCGGCTCTCTTCTGGGACAAGTGCAGCATGTGCTGGATCAGGTGGTAAGAGCCGTGCAATTGCTTTTTCTTTTCACGGTAATCGCCGGTGTGCTGGTGTTGGCCGCGGCGCTGGCTGCCACCCGGGATGAGCGCATCCACGAAGTGGCGATCCTGCGTGCCTTGGGTGCCAGCCGACGCCAATTGGTGGCGGCGCAACGCATCGAGCTATTGATCGTGGGCGGGCTTGCCGGCTTGCTGGCGGCAGGCGGGGCTGTTGCTGTGGCCGGTTTACTGGCACGGCTGGTGTTCGAGTTTCCGCTGGCCTGGTCCTGGTGGCCCTGGGTCGCCGGGATAGGCATAGGTATCGCGGCATCCCTCCTGGGCGGCACCTTGGCGCTGGCCGGCGTGCTTAAAACGCCGCCACTGGTCTCACTACGGGAAGCGACATGA
- a CDS encoding 3-deoxy-D-manno-octulosonic acid kinase — protein sequence MMTRIRSVDFPMAQGAIRYDAATLDQPTPQWFDPNAESLQAQAVSHGGRQAAWFVSGGFGAAVLRHYRRGGLAARISADNYLWRSAEASRSFAEFELLRYLYELDLPVPRPLAAAYWRRGLSYRAAILIARIPNVQPLARALDDADPAKVAAAIYAMHEAGVWHADLNAYNILLGEDGGVWLIDFDKGRKMTVSPERRRGNLLRLRRSLIKVAGDSGAQWWMALEPAYSRLIRADGHF from the coding sequence ATGATGACAAGGATACGCAGCGTCGATTTCCCGATGGCACAGGGGGCGATCCGCTACGACGCGGCAACGCTGGACCAGCCTACGCCGCAGTGGTTTGATCCGAACGCCGAGTCGCTGCAGGCGCAGGCGGTCTCGCATGGCGGGCGACAGGCTGCCTGGTTTGTGAGCGGCGGCTTCGGTGCGGCGGTGCTGCGCCATTATCGGCGCGGCGGTCTGGCTGCAAGAATAAGCGCCGATAACTACCTGTGGAGGTCGGCCGAAGCCAGCCGGTCTTTCGCCGAGTTCGAATTATTGCGCTACCTGTACGAACTTGATTTGCCGGTGCCGCGACCTTTGGCCGCCGCCTACTGGCGTCGCGGCCTGAGCTATCGCGCCGCCATCCTGATCGCACGCATACCCAATGTGCAGCCGCTGGCCCGCGCGCTGGACGATGCCGACCCTGCCAAGGTTGCGGCCGCCATTTATGCAATGCACGAGGCAGGTGTCTGGCATGCCGACCTGAACGCCTACAATATTCTGCTTGGCGAAGATGGCGGCGTCTGGCTTATAGACTTCGACAAAGGCCGCAAGATGACGGTCTCGCCGGAACGGCGGCGTGGCAACTTACTACGGCTACGCCGCTCGCTCATCAAGGTGGCTGGCGATTCGGGAGCACAGTGGTGGATGGCGCTGGAACCGGCCTATTCGCGGTTGATACGGGCAGATGGCCATTTTTAG
- the hpnD gene encoding presqualene diphosphate synthase HpnD, producing MTPDEYCQNKAAQSGSSFYYAFLFLPPERRRAITALYAFCREVDDIVDESTEPSVARMKLAWWRTQIDQLYAGHAEHPVMQALAPHIHVFGLSAERLHAVVEGMEMDLDQSRYNDWPALRKYCWHAAGVVGELSASIFGYTQPETLVYAEKLGLAFQLTNIIRDVGDDARRGRIYLPVEDMQNFNVTAAEIIDRQHSDRFEALMRFQTERARQCYREAVQALPEADRRAQRPGLMMAAIYHALLQEIERDNWQVLDQRISLTPIRKFWLAWKIWVGGGRGLIKRLSQ from the coding sequence ATGACTCCCGACGAATACTGCCAGAACAAGGCCGCCCAAAGCGGTTCCAGCTTCTACTATGCCTTTTTGTTCCTTCCGCCTGAACGGCGTCGGGCGATTACGGCCCTGTACGCCTTCTGTCGCGAAGTGGACGACATCGTCGACGAGTCCACCGAGCCGTCCGTGGCACGCATGAAGCTTGCGTGGTGGCGCACCCAGATCGATCAACTCTACGCCGGCCACGCCGAGCATCCCGTCATGCAGGCACTGGCACCGCACATCCACGTCTTCGGTCTGAGCGCCGAACGCCTGCATGCTGTCGTTGAAGGCATGGAAATGGACCTGGATCAAAGCCGCTACAACGACTGGCCCGCCCTGCGCAAGTATTGCTGGCACGCGGCCGGCGTGGTGGGTGAACTCTCGGCCAGCATCTTCGGCTACACGCAACCCGAAACCCTGGTCTACGCTGAGAAGCTGGGCCTGGCCTTTCAACTGACCAACATCATCCGGGACGTCGGCGACGACGCCCGGCGCGGACGCATTTATCTGCCTGTCGAGGATATGCAGAACTTCAATGTGACCGCTGCGGAAATCATCGATCGGCAGCATTCCGACCGCTTCGAAGCACTGATGCGATTTCAGACCGAACGCGCACGCCAATGCTACCGTGAAGCCGTCCAGGCACTGCCCGAAGCCGACCGGCGCGCACAACGGCCCGGATTGATGATGGCAGCCATCTACCATGCCCTCCTGCAAGAGATCGAAAGAGACAACTGGCAAGTGCTCGATCAGCGCATCTCGCTCACGCCCATCCGCAAGTTCTGGCTGGCCTGGAAGATCTGGGTAGGTGGTGGCCGGGGGCTGATCAAGCGATTAAGCCAATGA
- the hpnC gene encoding squalene synthase HpnC, translating to MAVDHYENFPVASVLLPRRLRGAVRDIYRFARSADDIADEGTALPHERLEQLAGYRSALAQIENGRLTLADADPRHAVFRPLMGTIQRHKLPVAPFYDLLSAFEQDVQKSRYTCDDELLDYCSRSANPVGRLMLHLYDRVDPASLAQSDAVCSGLQLTNFWQDVAIDWRKDRVYLPQDKLRQHGVDEHYIATRSSANAYKPEGDDRAWQSLMREQVAQARLMLLQGLPLASRLPGRIGLELKLVIHGGLRILQRLDELHYDIFFQRPTLKKSDWILLVWRALAARPAVRHLARP from the coding sequence ATGGCCGTCGATCATTATGAGAACTTCCCGGTAGCCTCGGTGCTGCTGCCGCGCCGCCTGCGTGGCGCCGTACGCGACATCTACCGGTTTGCACGCAGCGCGGACGATATTGCGGACGAAGGCACAGCCCTGCCCCACGAACGTCTTGAGCAGCTTGCCGGCTATCGATCGGCACTGGCACAGATAGAAAACGGCAGACTGACGCTTGCGGACGCCGATCCGCGCCACGCCGTATTCCGGCCTCTGATGGGGACCATACAGCGCCACAAGCTGCCTGTGGCGCCCTTCTATGATTTGCTTTCGGCGTTCGAGCAGGACGTCCAGAAGAGCCGCTACACTTGCGATGACGAGCTCCTGGACTACTGCAGCAGATCCGCCAACCCGGTCGGCCGCCTGATGCTGCATCTTTATGATCGCGTCGATCCGGCCAGCCTTGCCCAGTCGGACGCCGTATGCTCGGGGCTGCAACTGACCAACTTCTGGCAGGATGTCGCCATCGATTGGCGCAAAGACCGCGTATATCTGCCGCAGGACAAACTTCGGCAACATGGCGTCGACGAGCACTATATTGCCACCCGCAGTTCCGCGAACGCGTACAAGCCAGAAGGCGACGACCGCGCCTGGCAGTCCCTGATGCGAGAACAGGTTGCACAGGCCCGCCTCATGCTGTTGCAAGGCCTGCCCCTGGCCAGCCGCCTGCCCGGCAGGATCGGGCTGGAGCTGAAATTGGTGATCCACGGCGGCTTGCGCATATTGCAGCGCCTGGACGAATTACACTACGACATATTCTTTCAACGACCAACGCTGAAAAAAAGCGACTGGATCCTGCTTGTGTGGCGAGCACTGGCTGCCCGTCCCGCCGTCCGACACCTCGCAAGACCTTAA
- the alr gene encoding alanine racemase, whose translation MPRPISATISISSLSHNLHTVIQQLQPDSGHASQPRPKVWAVIKANAYGHDIASAVSAFHEAEGLAMLDLDEALRCRELGWRKPILLLEGCFEPGDIQLAQAHDLTLAIHCKEQLDMLAASTATSPGLDAYVKLNTGMNRLGFSLQDFPQAYREAMMLREQGVLRHVGKMTHFARADDDPEETRQQLETFNTVTAGLPGSISVCNSAATLTSGLWVKAAGDEQWVRPGICLYGSSPFADVTAGQLGLRPAMTLAAQLISVRSVDTGGAIGYGHTFRCVEPVRVGVVACGYADGYPRHAGTGTPITVAGVRTRLLGRISMDMLVADLTPVPHAAVGSPVVLWGEGGPSVDEVAAAAGTIGYELLCAVAPRVPKHIV comes from the coding sequence ATGCCGCGTCCGATTTCGGCGACGATATCCATATCGTCCTTGAGTCACAATTTACATACCGTCATTCAGCAGTTGCAACCGGATAGCGGCCACGCAAGCCAACCGCGCCCCAAGGTGTGGGCGGTCATCAAGGCAAATGCATACGGGCACGACATCGCCAGCGCCGTCTCGGCCTTCCACGAGGCCGAGGGGCTTGCCATGCTGGATCTGGACGAGGCCTTGCGTTGCCGGGAACTGGGCTGGCGCAAGCCCATCCTGTTGCTTGAGGGCTGCTTCGAGCCGGGCGACATCCAGCTTGCCCAAGCCCACGACCTGACCCTGGCGATCCATTGCAAAGAGCAACTGGACATGCTGGCTGCCAGCACGGCCACCTCGCCTGGCTTGGACGCTTACGTCAAGCTCAATACCGGCATGAACCGTCTGGGCTTCAGCCTTCAGGATTTTCCCCAGGCTTACCGCGAGGCAATGATGCTGCGCGAGCAAGGCGTGCTGCGCCATGTCGGCAAAATGACGCACTTCGCGCGGGCTGACGACGACCCCGAAGAAACACGCCAGCAATTGGAAACCTTCAATACCGTGACGGCCGGGCTGCCAGGCTCCATCAGCGTCTGCAATTCCGCCGCCACGCTAACGTCCGGCCTGTGGGTCAAGGCTGCCGGAGACGAACAATGGGTTCGTCCCGGCATTTGCCTGTACGGGTCCTCTCCCTTTGCCGATGTTACCGCCGGGCAGTTGGGCCTGCGACCGGCGATGACGCTGGCCGCGCAGTTGATCAGCGTACGCAGCGTGGATACCGGCGGGGCAATCGGTTACGGCCACACTTTCCGCTGCGTCGAACCTGTCCGGGTGGGTGTAGTGGCTTGCGGCTATGCCGATGGCTATCCGCGCCATGCCGGTACCGGCACCCCTATTACCGTTGCCGGCGTGCGTACCCGTTTGTTGGGCCGCATATCCATGGACATGCTGGTTGCCGACTTGACTCCCGTGCCGCATGCCGCCGTGGGCAGTCCAGTGGTGTTGTGGGGGGAAGGCGGGCCGTCCGTGGACGAGGTCGCCGCAGCGGCCGGCACCATAGGTTACGAATTGCTTTGCGCTGTGGCGCCTCGCGTGCCAAAACATATCGTATGA
- the radA gene encoding DNA repair protein RadA — protein sequence MAKAKTVFVCSECGASSPKWEGKCPHCGEWNTLHEAVEAGVAASRFAPLAGASPVRSLADIEAREHARQPTGIAEFDRVLGGGLVAGSVVLIGGDPGIGKSTLLLQALVSLSNAVKVLYVTGEESAEQVALRARRLELASGDVDLLAEIRLEAITDALARHKPAVAVIDSIQTLYSSQLTSAPGSVSQVRECAAQLTRIAKQTGTAIVLIGHVTKDGTLAGPRVLEHIVDTVLYFEGDTHSSFRLVRAFKNRYGAVNELGVFAMTDRGLRGVANPSALFLSQHEQNVPGSCVMATQEGTRPLLVEIQALVDTAHVPNPRRLSVGLEATRLAMLLAVMHRHAGVVTFDQDVFVNAVGGVKITEPAADLAVLLAIMSSLNNKPLPKGLVVFGEVGLAGEIRPAPRGQERLREAAKLGFSLALIPRANAPRLPIEGLEIWAVDRVDAALARLREGH from the coding sequence ATGGCCAAAGCAAAAACCGTGTTTGTTTGTAGTGAGTGTGGTGCAAGCAGTCCCAAATGGGAAGGCAAATGCCCGCATTGCGGCGAGTGGAATACCTTGCACGAGGCGGTGGAAGCCGGCGTTGCAGCCAGTCGTTTTGCCCCCTTGGCCGGCGCCAGCCCTGTACGCAGCCTGGCCGATATCGAGGCCCGGGAGCACGCGCGCCAGCCAACCGGCATCGCAGAATTCGATCGGGTGCTCGGCGGTGGCCTGGTGGCCGGGTCGGTCGTCCTGATCGGCGGCGACCCGGGAATAGGCAAGTCCACGCTATTGCTGCAAGCCCTGGTCAGCCTGTCCAATGCTGTCAAGGTGCTGTACGTGACCGGCGAAGAATCCGCCGAACAGGTCGCGCTGCGCGCCCGCCGGCTTGAGCTGGCCAGCGGCGACGTAGACCTGTTGGCCGAGATCCGCCTGGAGGCCATCACGGATGCGCTGGCCCGGCACAAACCCGCCGTGGCAGTCATTGACTCGATACAAACCCTTTATTCCAGCCAGTTGACCTCGGCGCCGGGCTCGGTGTCGCAGGTGCGTGAGTGCGCTGCCCAACTGACGCGGATCGCCAAGCAGACTGGTACCGCCATTGTCCTGATCGGCCATGTCACGAAGGATGGCACGCTGGCCGGTCCCCGCGTACTGGAACACATCGTCGACACGGTCCTGTACTTCGAAGGCGATACGCATTCGTCGTTTCGTCTGGTGCGAGCCTTCAAGAATCGCTACGGTGCAGTCAACGAACTGGGCGTCTTCGCCATGACGGACCGGGGCTTGCGCGGCGTCGCCAACCCGTCCGCCTTGTTCTTGTCCCAGCACGAGCAGAACGTACCGGGGTCCTGCGTCATGGCCACTCAAGAGGGCACCCGTCCCTTGCTGGTTGAGATCCAGGCACTGGTCGACACTGCCCATGTTCCCAACCCGCGCCGCCTCTCGGTGGGGCTGGAGGCTACCCGGCTTGCCATGTTGCTGGCGGTGATGCATCGCCATGCAGGCGTCGTCACCTTCGACCAGGACGTCTTCGTGAACGCGGTTGGCGGCGTAAAAATTACCGAACCGGCTGCTGATCTGGCTGTGCTGCTGGCCATCATGTCCTCCCTGAACAACAAGCCCTTGCCCAAGGGCCTGGTGGTATTTGGCGAGGTCGGTCTTGCCGGCGAGATACGACCCGCACCGCGCGGCCAGGAGCGCTTGCGCGAGGCCGCCAAGCTGGGCTTCAGCCTCGCGCTGATCCCGCGTGCCAATGCGCCGCGACTACCCATAGAGGGCCTGGAGATCTGGGCCGTCGATCGCGTGGATGCTGCTCTCGCGCGTCTGCGCGAAGGCCACTGA
- a CDS encoding sulfite exporter TauE/SafE family protein, with amino-acid sequence MSGALIGFTGGVLGIGGGLLAIPLLGLIMNMDQQAAQGTALIMVLPAVLMTVRQYNQQDKIDLKAAAAGAAGSIVCTWIGAQIALGLDPSRLRLIYTGFVLFIAIFYIVQSQWRPAAGGGPKPRRKTQDFHKGWFALIGMIAGMAGGIFGVGGSVLVVPILTTVFRLTQTGAQGLALTMIIPGTIVALITYAAHGQADWLLGLPLAVGSIFLVPYGVRLAYALPEPRLKLAFACMLLVIMVLLLIKV; translated from the coding sequence ATGTCGGGGGCGTTGATCGGCTTTACGGGCGGAGTCCTCGGTATAGGCGGTGGGCTACTGGCCATTCCATTGCTGGGCCTGATCATGAATATGGATCAGCAAGCTGCGCAGGGTACGGCCTTGATCATGGTTCTGCCCGCCGTGCTCATGACGGTTCGTCAATACAATCAACAAGACAAGATCGACCTCAAGGCGGCAGCTGCCGGTGCTGCCGGATCCATCGTGTGTACATGGATAGGCGCCCAGATTGCACTCGGACTGGATCCGTCGCGCTTGCGCCTGATCTATACCGGCTTTGTTCTGTTCATTGCGATCTTCTACATCGTGCAGAGCCAATGGCGGCCAGCCGCCGGAGGTGGACCCAAGCCGCGTCGCAAGACCCAGGATTTCCATAAGGGATGGTTCGCGCTGATCGGCATGATCGCGGGCATGGCGGGTGGCATATTCGGTGTCGGAGGTTCGGTGCTGGTTGTGCCCATCCTGACGACAGTTTTTCGCTTGACCCAGACCGGCGCGCAGGGCCTGGCCTTGACGATGATTATTCCGGGAACCATTGTCGCGCTGATCACCTATGCCGCCCATGGTCAGGCCGATTGGTTGCTGGGCCTGCCGCTGGCAGTGGGCAGCATATTTCTTGTTCCTTATGGCGTCAGGCTGGCTTACGCATTGCCCGAGCCCCGGCTCAAGCTCGCTTTTGCATGCATGCTGCTTGTTATCATGGTGCTATTGCTGATTAAGGTCTGA
- a CDS encoding SDR family oxidoreductase, with translation MKHKCVLVTGATKGIGWAISRRLADLGCHVVGLARQTQDIDFPGYLYACDLNNAGETEDMLRVIREKYPVDAVVNNVGVIMPEPLGEVDLASLYQVFDLNVRVAVQVAQTFVPSMKARHEGRIVNICSRVTHGSVNRTSYSAAKSALIGCTKTWALELAPYGITVNAVSPGPVETELFRAGHPEGSEVEKKALSSIPMGRFGSPADVAAAVTFLLSDEAGYITGQVLGVDGGGSIAGR, from the coding sequence ATGAAGCATAAATGTGTACTGGTCACCGGAGCCACCAAGGGCATAGGCTGGGCGATCAGCCGTCGGCTGGCCGACCTGGGTTGCCATGTCGTGGGCCTTGCGCGCCAGACACAGGATATCGACTTTCCTGGTTATCTTTACGCCTGCGATCTGAATAACGCCGGCGAGACTGAGGACATGCTGCGCGTCATCCGCGAGAAGTATCCGGTAGATGCGGTTGTCAACAATGTGGGGGTCATCATGCCGGAGCCGCTGGGCGAGGTGGACCTGGCCTCGCTCTATCAGGTGTTCGACCTGAATGTTCGGGTGGCCGTTCAGGTGGCGCAGACCTTCGTGCCTTCCATGAAAGCGCGTCACGAAGGCCGTATTGTGAATATTTGCAGCCGCGTCACACACGGCAGCGTCAACCGCACCAGCTATTCGGCTGCGAAAAGCGCACTCATTGGGTGCACCAAGACCTGGGCGCTCGAACTCGCACCCTATGGCATTACCGTCAATGCGGTTTCTCCGGGCCCCGTCGAGACCGAATTATTTCGTGCCGGGCATCCGGAAGGCAGCGAGGTCGAAAAGAAGGCGTTGTCATCCATACCCATGGGCCGTTTCGGTTCGCCGGCCGACGTGGCTGCGGCCGTCACCTTTCTGCTAAGCGACGAGGCCGGATACATCACCGGCCAGGTGCTTGGTGTTGATGGCGGAGGCAGCATCGCCGGCAGGTAA
- a CDS encoding polyamine ABC transporter substrate-binding protein, with protein sequence MKFNTAKRLLMAAVVATALSPVSAQQRVVNVYNWAEYTAPDTLSGFEKATDIKLRYDVYDSNDTLQAKLLTGKSGYDVVVPSTHYAARQIEGGLFQKLDKSKIPNWEHLDPAIMAIVEAVDPGNQYLVPWGYGTNGLGFNVDKVKEILGADVQLGSWDMLFKPENAEKLKACGISVLDEAAQVFPAVLHYLGKDPNSSKQQDYQEALALLKTIRPYIRQFSSSGYIDELAAGDLCMVYGYSGDVMIAANRAREAGKSYKIDYYIPEGGAPAWFDTMAIPKDAANVDEAHAFINYIETPQVHAAITNVMFYPNANKEARKHVVKEVADNPMIYPPDDVASTLYVIKPQTPAMQRVQTRMWAELKSGR encoded by the coding sequence ATGAAGTTCAACACAGCGAAAAGGCTGCTTATGGCCGCCGTCGTTGCGACGGCATTGTCGCCCGTCAGCGCCCAACAGCGCGTCGTGAATGTCTATAACTGGGCTGAATACACTGCCCCCGACACACTTTCCGGATTTGAAAAAGCCACAGACATCAAGCTGCGCTATGACGTCTACGACAGCAACGACACCTTGCAAGCCAAGCTGTTGACCGGCAAGTCCGGTTACGACGTGGTCGTGCCGTCTACGCACTATGCAGCCCGGCAGATCGAAGGCGGTCTGTTTCAGAAGCTGGACAAGAGCAAGATACCGAACTGGGAGCATCTGGACCCGGCCATCATGGCTATTGTCGAGGCGGTTGATCCAGGTAACCAATACCTGGTGCCGTGGGGCTACGGTACCAATGGCCTGGGCTTCAATGTCGACAAGGTTAAGGAAATCCTGGGCGCCGACGTGCAACTGGGCAGTTGGGACATGCTGTTCAAGCCCGAGAATGCTGAAAAGCTGAAGGCTTGCGGGATCTCGGTGCTGGACGAGGCCGCGCAAGTGTTCCCGGCTGTCTTGCATTACCTTGGCAAGGACCCCAACAGCAGCAAGCAGCAAGACTACCAAGAAGCGTTGGCGCTGCTGAAAACCATACGCCCCTATATCAGGCAGTTCAGTTCGTCCGGCTACATCGATGAGCTGGCCGCGGGCGATTTGTGCATGGTCTACGGTTACTCCGGCGACGTCATGATCGCGGCCAATCGGGCCCGCGAGGCGGGCAAGAGCTACAAGATCGACTATTACATTCCCGAGGGCGGGGCCCCGGCCTGGTTCGACACCATGGCCATACCGAAAGACGCGGCGAACGTAGACGAGGCACATGCCTTCATCAACTACATAGAAACGCCCCAAGTGCATGCCGCCATCACTAACGTCATGTTTTACCCGAACGCCAACAAAGAGGCACGCAAGCACGTCGTCAAGGAAGTGGCCGACAACCCCATGATCTACCCACCCGACGACGTTGCCAGCACACTTTATGTGATCAAGCCACAGACTCCTGCCATGCAGCGCGTGCAAACGCGCATGTGGGCTGAGCTCAAGTCCGGGCGTTGA